CGTACGACAGCTCGGCGAACTCGGGGTTGGCGCCGAGCGTGAACGGCTGCACGCCCTCGAGGTCGGCGATCGACTCGAGGCCGTTCGCCTCGGCGTACTCGCTCGTGACGACGTAGGCGTCCTGATCCTGCGCGGGCGCGAAGTCGTAGGCCTGGATGCCTGTGCCCTCGAGCGCGGCGTCGAGCGCGTCGGCGATCTCGTCCTCGCTCGTCTCGGTCGCGTCCTCGTCGAGGTACGTCAGCAGGTTGCCCGCGTACTCGGGCTGCAGCGTGATGCCGCCGTCCTCGAGCGCCGCGAACGTCTGCTGGCGGGTGCCGATCGAGAGGTTGCGCTCGACCTCGTAGCCGGCGTCCTCGAGCGCCTGCGCGTAGATCTCGGCGAGGATCTCGGCCTCGGGGAACGCGTTCGAGCCGACGACGATCTGGCCGTCGCCCGCGGGCTCGCCGCCGCCGCTGTTGTCGGTGGGGTCGGACGTCGCGCAGCCGGCGAGCGCGACGCCTGCGACGAGCGAGAGCGCGATGGCGCGGAGTGGACGCTGCATGGGGAGCTCCTCAGGTGGAAGGGGCTTCCATGCAAGCATCCGCATCCGACAATCGCATCCGCGACATCGCCCCTTGACGGAATGTGACGCGCGCGACATGCGCGCGGCGCCGCTCAGGCGAGGTGGCGAGCGCGCTGCGCCGCGCGCTGCACGAGCGCGAGCAGCAGGTCGACGACGATCGCGAGCACCGCCACGAGCAGCGACGCGCCGAGCATGAGGTCGTAGTCGTTGAGGTTGATGCCAGCGGCGATGATGAGGCCGAGCCCGCTGAGGCCAGCGAACGAGGCGATCGTCGCGGTCGCGATCACCATGAGCACGGCCGAGCGGAGGCCGCCGACGATCACGGGCGCTGCGAGCGGCAGCTCGACCTTCGTGAGGATCTGCCACTCCGTCATGCCCGACGCCCGCGCGGCGTCGATCGTGACGCGGTCGACGCCTTCGATGCCCGAGTACGCGCCGGCAAGGATCGACGGGATCGCGAGGATCGCGAGCGCGACGACGCAGCCGACGAGCTGCGCGGGCCGCGTGCCCAGCGGCCCGGTGAGCACCATGACGAGCAGGAAGAGCACGCCGAGCGCCGGCGCCGCGCGCGCGGCGCTCGTGATGGCGATGACTGCCTGCCTGCCCTTGCCGGTGTGGCCGATCCAGCAGCCGAGCGGCAGCGCGACCACCGCGGCGATCACGACGCACAGCAGGGAGATCCACAGGTGCTCGACGAGGCGCACGGGCACGGGGTAGAGCGCGCGCTCCGCCCACTGCTCGGGGGCGAAGATCCACGCGATGGCGCTGAGCAGGAACTCCATCAGCGCCTCCAGGGCATCGCGAGGCGGCCGGCGAGCTGCAGGATCGCATCGAACACGGCCGCGAGCAGCAGGGTGCCGACGAGGCCGGTGACGACGGCGGCGAGGTTGCCCGTCGCGCGCCCGTTCGTGAAGAGGTAGCCGAGGTTGTCGCTGCCGATGAGTGCGCCGACCGTCACCATCGCGACGGTCGAGACCGAGATGACGCGCAGGCCCGCGAGCAGCACGGGACCCGCGAGCGGCAGCTCGACCCGCACGAATCGCCCTGCGCGACCGAAGCCGATGGCCGTCGCCGCCGACAGCGTCGCCGGCGGCAGCGACGTGAACGCGTCGGTCGAGCTGCGCACCATGATCGCGACGGCGTACAGCGTGAGCGCGACCGTGAGGTTGATCTCGTCGAGGGTTCGCGTCGCCAGGATGAGCGGCAGGATGAGGAAGAGCGGCAGCGACGGGATCGCGTAGAGCAGGCTGCCCGTCGACAGGATGATGCCGCGCGCGACGCGGCTGCCCGCCGCGAGCCGGCCGAGCGGCACGGCGATGAGGAAGCCGACGACGATGGGCGCGATCGACAGGCGCGCGTGGTTGAGCGTGAGGGACCACACCTGATCCCAGTTGGCGACGACCCAGTCCATGCCGGACCGACCTCAGGCGGCGTCGAGCGTGCCGAGGGGCGTGCCGTCGCGGTCGACGACGACCTGGCGGCCGTCGACCTCCTCGACGTGGAGCGAGCGCTCCCCCGCGCTCGCGCCGATGAACTCGCGCACGAAGTCGTTGGCGGGCTCCGCCACGATCTCGGCGGGCGTGCCCGCCTGCGCGATCACGCCCTCCTTCTCGAGCACGACGACCTGGTCGGCGAGCGCGAACGCCTCCTGGATGTCGTGGGTCACGAACAGCACGGTCTTGCCGAGCTCGCGCTGCAGCCTGCGCGTCTCGCGCTGCAGCTCGAGGCGCACGATCGGGTCGACGGCACCGAAGGGCTCGTCCATGAGCAGGATGTTCGGATCGGCCGCGAGGGCGCGCGCGACGCCGACGCGCTGCTGCTGGCCGCCCGAGAGCTGGTGCGGGTAGCGGTCGGCGAGGTCGGCGTCGAGGCCGACGGTCGCGAGCAGCTCGAGCGCGCGAGTGCGCGCGGCGCCGCGGGCCGTGCCGTCGAGCATCGGCACGGTCGCGACGTTCTGCCACACGGTGCGGTGCGGCAGCAGTCCAGCGGCCTGGAGCACGTAGCCGATGCCGCGGCGCAGGCGCACGGGATCCTTCGTCGCGACGTCCTCGCCGTCGATGAGCACGCGGCCCGACGTCGGGTCGACCATGCGGTTGACCATGCGCATGAGGGTCGTCTTGCCCGAGCCCGACGACCCCACGAGCACCGTGCAGGTGCGCGGCGGGATCTCGAGCGAGCACTCGCGCACCGCGACCGCCTGGCCGTAGTGCTTGGACACCTGCTCGAAGGTGATCACGATCGCGGGGCGAGCCCGATCTTGGCCTCGGCGAGGCCGTGCTCGAGCGACATCTCGAGGATCTCCTCGTCGCCGAAGCGGTCGCGCTGGAACGCGAACATCACCAGCGCGTCGGCGACGCGGAAGCCGCGGCGCAGCGCCGAGCGGGCCGCGTCGTCGTCGGGCACGCCGAAGCGGGCGACGAGCACGCCGAGGGTCTCGGCGGCGATGAGCTCGGTCGAGTCGGCGGGACGCTCTGCGCCAACGTCGAGCCAGTCGCCCGTGCGCACGGAGCGGAACGAGGGGATCTCGCGGTACGCGCCGATGAAGTCGCGCAGCAGGGCCGTGACCGCGTCCTCCCACACCACGTGGTCGGGGTCCGACAGCGTGCGCTCGAAGCGGGCGCGGAGGCGCTCGAGGTTGCGGCCCGCGAGGGCCACGAGCACGGCGATGCGGTCGGGGAAGTACCGGTAGACCGTGCCGATGGAGGCGCCGGCCGACTTCGCGACCATCGCGGTCGTGAGCAGCTCGGAGCCGACGTCGTCGACGCAGTGCGCTGCCGCGTCGAGCAGGGCCTCGATGCGTGCGGCAGCCCGAGGCTGCACCGGCTCGCTGCGGACCGCCACCGATGCGGCGTCCGGGTGCACCGTCATGGGCATGGGGTTCGCTCCGTCCTGCTGGAGCATCGCTCATCGATCTTCGAGCGACGCTCAGTTCGCAAGACTCTACTCCCGACACGTGTCGGACATGCGTCGGACGCGCCCACCTGTGGAGACCGGTGCGGACATGGCACGATGGCCGCGTGTGCGGACGCTACGTCATGGCTGCGGATCCCAGCGATCTCGTCGCCCTGTTCGAGGTCGACGAGATGGGCGACCTCCCCGATCGCTCGTGGAACGTCGCGCCCACCGACCTCGCTCCCGTGGTCGTCGAGCCGCCGTCGCGCGACGGCACGCCGCCTGCGAGGCGGCTCGAGGCGGCCAGGTGGGGACTCGTGCCCACGTGGGCGAAGGATCTCTCGGGCGGCGTGAAGGCCATCAACGCGCGCAGCGAGACCGTGGCGGAGCGCCGCACCTTCTCGGCCTCGCTCGGCATGCGGCGCGCCCTCGTGCCCGCGAGCGGCTGGTACGAGTGGCGCAAGCCCGAGAAGACGCCCTTCTACGTGCACGCCGACGACGAGCGCCCCGTCGCGTTCGCGGGCCTCTACTCCTGGTGGAAGAGCCCGGAGGGCGCCTGGGTGCTCTCGTCGACGATCCTCACGGCCGACGCCACCGGGCAGCTCGCCGACCTGCACGACCGCATGCCCGTCGTGCTCGGCCCCGAGCTGTGGGACACGTGGCTCGACGCCGAGACCGAGGGCGACCAGCACCTCGTCGACGCCGTCGTCGAGGCGGCGGCCGAGCAGGTCGAGTCTCTCGTGCTGCGCGAGGTCGGCCGCGCCGTCGGCAACGTGCGCGCCGACGGCCCCGAGCTCGTCGCGCCGGCACCGGCCGACGCGGGCGAGCCCGACGCGTCGACCGACGCGCACGGGTAGCGTGGGATCGATGAGGCATCGACGTGGCTGAGCTCGACCCCCTGGCCCACGTGCCCGACCCCATCCTCCATCGCGCCGCGCGCATCGAGGACTGGGTGCAGGAGCGCCGTGAGGCTCGCGCGCTGCGCGGCGGCCGACGCCCCGCCGTCATCCCCTACGCGGGCTACGGCGGCGACGGCTGGGTGCGCGTGCTGTGCCGCGTGCTGCTCGTGACGCCCGGCGAGGAGCAGCGGGCGCTCTACGAGAACATGCGCGGCTGGCGCACGTTCACGTCGATCAGCCTCGCCTCGGCCGAGGTCACGGTCTCGTCGGGCGGCACGACCGCGACCGTGACGGCCGACCGCGGCGGCGTCGTCGACGCCGTCGTGCCCGTGTCGCTCGAGCCCGGATGGGGCGAGGTCACGCTGACCGTGCCGGGCTCCGAGCCCGTGCAGGCGCCGATCTTCGTCGTCGACCCCGCCACGAAGGTGGGCGTGGTCTCCGACGTCGACGACACCGTCATGGTCACGCTGCTCCCCCGCCCGATGCTCGCGGCGTGGAACGCGTTCGTGCTCGACGAGCACGCGCGCCGCCCCGTGCCCGGCATGGCCGTGCTCTACGACCGCGTGCGGCGGGCGAACCCGACGGCGCCGTTCATCTACCTCTCGACGGGCGCGTGGAACGTCGCGCCCGCGCTGCGCAGGTTCCTCTCCCGCAACCTGTACCCGCCGGGGCCGCTGCTGCTCACCGACTGGGGCCCGACGCACGACCGCGTGTTCCGGTCGGGCCAGGTGCACAAGCGCACGCAGCTGCGCAGGCTCGTGCGCGACTTCCCCGACATCCGCTGGCTGCTCGTCGGCGACGACGGGCAGCACGACGAGGCGATCTACGCCGCGTTCGCCGAGGAGCACCCCGAGTCGGTCGCGGCCGTCGCCATCCGCCAGCTGTCGCCGCAGGAGGCCGTGCTCGCGGGTGGTCGCAAGCACGAGCGGCAGGACTCCGCCGTGCCGTGGCACTTCGCGCCGAACGGCGGCGGGCTCGTGCGCAGCCTCCGCGAGGACGGCATCGCGCTCGACTGACGCCGGGCCGGAGCCGGCGCCGCCGTCAGCGCTGCTGCTGCAGCGTCGTCGCGAGGGCCAGGTCGGCCTCGTCGAGCAGGCGCGCCGCGACGGGCAGGTGATCGTCGCCGCGGCCCGCGACCGCGAGGGCGTGCCCCGTGAGGTGGATGGCGGCGATCGCCGCCGTGCGCCCGCCGTCGTCCCAGCGCGACCGCAGCGTCGCCGCGAGCCTGCGCAGCGCCTCCGCATCCGTGCGCGCGCCTGCGGATGCCGACTCGAACGCCGTGACGACGACGTGCGCCGCGAGGGCTGCGGCGTCGTCGGCCGGGTCGCCGAGGCCCGCGGTGTCGATGTCGATGAGCCCCGTGATGCGCCACGGCTCATGGCGGTCGACGAGCAGCTGCCCCAGGTGGAGGTCGCCGTGCACCGTCACGGGCGTCGGCACGGCGGTCGAGCCGTAGAGCGCCCGCACGCGCGCGACGATGTCGGCGGCGCGCGGCGCGAGCACGGGCGACGTCTCGGCCATCCGCGCCGCGTACCAGTCGGCGCGCCGCGCGAGCGACTCGCGGGCGGCGACGCCCACGCGCACGCTCGCGAGCTGCGCGACGACGTGCTCGACGCCCTGCAGGAACCTCGGATCGTCGGCGATGCGCGCGACGTGCTCGAGCGCGGGGTCGCCCGGCATGCGCTCGAGCAGCAGCAGGCCCGCCTCCGAGTAGCCGAGGCTGCGCGGCACCGGCAGGCCCGCGGCGTGCAGCGCGACGTGCAGGTCGTGGATCGTCGCGGCGAGCGCGGGCTGCACGACCTTCGCGAAGTGCTGCGTGCCGCCGGTGTCGACGCGCAGCACCGCGCGCTTGCCCGGCCGGTACGACTCCATCGTGAGCGTGGCGCCCGACGCCTCGATGCCGAACTTCGCCAGCACGACGCCCGCCGCCTCCGGATACGACACGGCGGGCAGCGAGGGCAGCGACGGGTCCTGCGGGTACGTCCACGCCGTGAGCCGGTCGCCCGTCGCCCGGTCGACGAGCTGCACCGTGTGCTCGCCCACGGGCGCGTCTGGCGACGTGTTCACGTAGATCGTGACGTGCTCGACCTGGTCGTCGGGGGCGCGCAGCGTGCACGCGTAGCCGAGGATGATGCCGTCGGACACCGGCTCGAGGTCCTGCTGCCGGAACGACAGCAGCTCACGGCCTGTGCTCGCGGCGAGGCGCCGGAGGATGCCTGCGGCGTCGTCGAGCATGGACCCCATCCAACACGACTCAGGTGGGCAGGGGCTCCGACGACACGATCGGGTGCACCGGCAGCCACTGCAGGCGCCAGAACTCGGTCGCCGACAGCTCGAACGAGTGCGTGTCGCGCGACACCATCGCGCGCACGTGGTCGGGGTCGAGGTGCGGCCGCGCGAGCAGCGTGACGGCGGGCTGGCGCACCATGGCGCTGCGACCGAAGTGCACGCTCACGATGTCGGCCGTCGCTGGGGTGTCGCTCACGACGCACGCCGTGCGGATGAGCTTCGTGGCGCCCATGGCCTTCCACGCGAAGTGGTCGCCCTTCCAGCGCAGCTCGGCGACGAGCTCGCGGTCGCCCTTGTCGGGGCGGTGGTACTCGTACGTCTCGCGCAGCTTGAGCGGCGATCCCTCGACGACGTCGATCGTCACGCGCGTGTTGCGCCGGTTCGGCGAGAGCCAGTACGGGAAGGTCGTGGCTCGGACGGCCCACTCGCCGCGCAGGATGCGGGCCAGCTCGGCAGGATCCCCGACGCGCGCCATGCAGCCAGCGTAGCCGCCTGTCCCCCATCGTTCGCTGCGCGCGTGCGGCGTGCCGCGCGTGCAGCGTGCGCTCGGCGGGCTACCAGATGCCGCCGGGCCGGCGTCGCACGCGCCACTCGAGCGGCAGCAGCAGCCGCACGAACAGCTGGAACCGCCGCTCGTCGAGCACGAGGTCGTGGCTCGGCAGGTGGTCGACGATCGGCCCGAACTGCAGCTTGAAGATGCCGGGTCCGTGCATGGGCTGCTCGGGGTCGTGCGCGAGCCACGACGGCGGCGTGACGTAGGCGTCGTAGATCGTGCGCCCGTCGCGCGAGCGGAACCACTGCATCGCCGTCCAGCGCATGAGGGCCGCGCCGCCGCGGATCGCGCGGTCGGGCACCGAGCCGCCGTCCTTCGCGATCGCCGTGCGGCCGTAGCCGATCAT
The sequence above is a segment of the Agrococcus jejuensis genome. Coding sequences within it:
- a CDS encoding glycine betaine ABC transporter substrate-binding protein; the protein is MQRPLRAIALSLVAGVALAGCATSDPTDNSGGGEPAGDGQIVVGSNAFPEAEILAEIYAQALEDAGYEVERNLSIGTRQQTFAALEDGGITLQPEYAGNLLTYLDEDATETSEDEIADALDAALEGTGIQAYDFAPAQDQDAYVVTSEYAEANGLESIADLEGVQPFTLGANPEFAELSYGLPGLADAYGISDVEFSQYTDFGGPDTVQALLDGTIDVADIYTTSPAIAENDLVVLEDPEQIIAAQNIVPVIADSVATDEIAEILNAVSAALTTEDLIALRTRVEGSEAASPAVAAADWLVEQGLIEG
- a CDS encoding ABC transporter permease codes for the protein MEFLLSAIAWIFAPEQWAERALYPVPVRLVEHLWISLLCVVIAAVVALPLGCWIGHTGKGRQAVIAITSAARAAPALGVLFLLVMVLTGPLGTRPAQLVGCVVALAILAIPSILAGAYSGIEGVDRVTIDAARASGMTEWQILTKVELPLAAPVIVGGLRSAVLMVIATATIASFAGLSGLGLIIAAGINLNDYDLMLGASLLVAVLAIVVDLLLALVQRAAQRARHLA
- a CDS encoding ABC transporter permease, giving the protein MDWVVANWDQVWSLTLNHARLSIAPIVVGFLIAVPLGRLAAGSRVARGIILSTGSLLYAIPSLPLFLILPLILATRTLDEINLTVALTLYAVAIMVRSSTDAFTSLPPATLSAATAIGFGRAGRFVRVELPLAGPVLLAGLRVISVSTVAMVTVGALIGSDNLGYLFTNGRATGNLAAVVTGLVGTLLLAAVFDAILQLAGRLAMPWRR
- a CDS encoding ABC transporter ATP-binding protein yields the protein MITFEQVSKHYGQAVAVRECSLEIPPRTCTVLVGSSGSGKTTLMRMVNRMVDPTSGRVLIDGEDVATKDPVRLRRGIGYVLQAAGLLPHRTVWQNVATVPMLDGTARGAARTRALELLATVGLDADLADRYPHQLSGGQQQRVGVARALAADPNILLMDEPFGAVDPIVRLELQRETRRLQRELGKTVLFVTHDIQEAFALADQVVVLEKEGVIAQAGTPAEIVAEPANDFVREFIGASAGERSLHVEEVDGRQVVVDRDGTPLGTLDAA
- a CDS encoding TetR/AcrR family transcriptional regulator, encoding MTVHPDAASVAVRSEPVQPRAAARIEALLDAAAHCVDDVGSELLTTAMVAKSAGASIGTVYRYFPDRIAVLVALAGRNLERLRARFERTLSDPDHVVWEDAVTALLRDFIGAYREIPSFRSVRTGDWLDVGAERPADSTELIAAETLGVLVARFGVPDDDAARSALRRGFRVADALVMFAFQRDRFGDEEILEMSLEHGLAEAKIGLAPRS
- a CDS encoding SOS response-associated peptidase, which produces MCGRYVMAADPSDLVALFEVDEMGDLPDRSWNVAPTDLAPVVVEPPSRDGTPPARRLEAARWGLVPTWAKDLSGGVKAINARSETVAERRTFSASLGMRRALVPASGWYEWRKPEKTPFYVHADDERPVAFAGLYSWWKSPEGAWVLSSTILTADATGQLADLHDRMPVVLGPELWDTWLDAETEGDQHLVDAVVEAAAEQVESLVLREVGRAVGNVRADGPELVAPAPADAGEPDASTDAHG
- a CDS encoding App1 family protein encodes the protein MAELDPLAHVPDPILHRAARIEDWVQERREARALRGGRRPAVIPYAGYGGDGWVRVLCRVLLVTPGEEQRALYENMRGWRTFTSISLASAEVTVSSGGTTATVTADRGGVVDAVVPVSLEPGWGEVTLTVPGSEPVQAPIFVVDPATKVGVVSDVDDTVMVTLLPRPMLAAWNAFVLDEHARRPVPGMAVLYDRVRRANPTAPFIYLSTGAWNVAPALRRFLSRNLYPPGPLLLTDWGPTHDRVFRSGQVHKRTQLRRLVRDFPDIRWLLVGDDGQHDEAIYAAFAEEHPESVAAVAIRQLSPQEAVLAGGRKHERQDSAVPWHFAPNGGGLVRSLREDGIALD
- a CDS encoding phosphotransferase family protein; protein product: MLDDAAGILRRLAASTGRELLSFRQQDLEPVSDGIILGYACTLRAPDDQVEHVTIYVNTSPDAPVGEHTVQLVDRATGDRLTAWTYPQDPSLPSLPAVSYPEAAGVVLAKFGIEASGATLTMESYRPGKRAVLRVDTGGTQHFAKVVQPALAATIHDLHVALHAAGLPVPRSLGYSEAGLLLLERMPGDPALEHVARIADDPRFLQGVEHVVAQLASVRVGVAARESLARRADWYAARMAETSPVLAPRAADIVARVRALYGSTAVPTPVTVHGDLHLGQLLVDRHEPWRITGLIDIDTAGLGDPADDAAALAAHVVVTAFESASAGARTDAEALRRLAATLRSRWDDGGRTAAIAAIHLTGHALAVAGRGDDHLPVAARLLDEADLALATTLQQQR